The following proteins come from a genomic window of Pseudomonas putida:
- the lpxD gene encoding UDP-3-O-(3-hydroxymyristoyl)glucosamine N-acyltransferase, producing MSVTMTLGQLAEALGATLKGPEALQITGLATLQEAGPGQLSFLANPQYRKFLDDSQAAAVLLKAADAEGFAGNALIVADPYLAYARISHLFDPKPKAVAGIHPSAVVAEDAQVDASASIGPFAVIESGARIAANVSVGAHCVVGARCVIGEGGWLAPRVTLYHDVTIGKRVVIQSGAVIGGEGFGFANEKGIWRKIAQIGGVTIGDDVEIGVNTAVDRGALSDTRIGDGVKLDNQIQIAHNVQIGDHTAMAACVGISGSTRIGKHCMLAGGVGLVGHIDICDNVFVSGMTMVTRSITEPGSYSSGTAMQPLAEWRKSAARIRHLDDMAKRLQQLEKRVDTVTSGGLPTSEG from the coding sequence ATGAGTGTGACCATGACGCTAGGCCAGCTGGCCGAGGCACTTGGAGCCACCCTCAAGGGGCCCGAGGCGCTGCAGATTACCGGGCTGGCCACCTTGCAGGAGGCTGGCCCCGGTCAGTTGAGCTTCCTCGCCAACCCGCAGTACCGCAAATTCCTGGACGACAGCCAGGCGGCTGCAGTGCTGCTGAAGGCGGCGGATGCCGAAGGCTTTGCCGGCAATGCACTGATCGTCGCCGATCCGTACCTGGCCTACGCACGCATTTCCCACCTGTTCGACCCCAAACCCAAGGCTGTGGCGGGTATTCATCCCAGCGCCGTGGTAGCTGAGGACGCGCAGGTGGATGCCAGTGCCAGCATCGGGCCGTTCGCGGTCATCGAAAGCGGTGCGCGCATCGCGGCCAATGTCAGCGTGGGTGCACACTGCGTGGTCGGCGCACGTTGCGTGATCGGCGAGGGCGGTTGGCTGGCACCGCGGGTCACGCTGTATCACGACGTAACCATCGGCAAGCGTGTGGTCATTCAGTCGGGTGCCGTGATCGGCGGCGAGGGCTTCGGCTTTGCCAACGAGAAGGGCATCTGGCGCAAGATTGCACAGATCGGCGGCGTCACCATTGGTGATGACGTTGAGATCGGTGTCAATACTGCAGTCGACCGTGGCGCGCTGTCCGACACCCGGATCGGCGACGGGGTCAAGCTGGATAACCAGATCCAGATCGCTCACAACGTTCAGATCGGTGATCACACTGCCATGGCCGCTTGCGTCGGAATCTCCGGCAGTACGCGCATCGGCAAGCACTGCATGCTGGCCGGTGGTGTGGGGCTGGTTGGGCACATCGATATTTGCGATAACGTTTTCGTTTCCGGAATGACCATGGTTACCCGTTCGATCACTGAACCGGGTTCCTATTCTTCCGGCACTGCCATGCAGCCGCTGGCTGAATGGCGCAAGAGCGCCGCGCGTATCCGCCACCTGGACGACATGGCCAAGCGTCTCCAGCAGCTGGAAAAACGCGTCGATACCGTGACCTCAGGTGGCCTGCCGACATCAGAAGGCTGA